AGCTGGTGTATCTGCCGTTCCAATGGCAGCGCGTGTATCTCAGATTGAAGGTCAAAAAGCAAATCCTAGCAACTATTTATTAATGCACGCTATGGGACCAAATGTTGCTGGTGTAATTGGTACAGCCGTTGCAGCTGGTACAATGCTTGCTATGTTTGGTGGCTGATAAATAACTATAATATATTTAATAGAAGGATTTGATTTTAATGCAAACAAAAAGATATAGAGTTGTCGTAAGTGGTACAGAGTTTTTTCTTGATGTAGTGCAAACTGGTGGTTCAACAGATGTACCGATGATATGCAGACAAGACCATAGAGAAATATGGAATCACTCAAGCAAAGAACGTATGATGCATAATGCACATCAAAAATAAATAAATGTTAAAATAAAATTTAAAGGATGAATTTTGCTAGAAACAGAATTTATCCTTTAATAAACATTATAGGTATATTAAAGTTTATTGCGATTTTATAAAAAATCAAATGAATTGCATATTAATGCTTATTTTTTTATTTATTAGTATATTTTTGATATAATAATTAAAAAATAAGGACTATTAATCCTAATATTATTATTGACAATGCTAGTAATATCAAGGATTTTAATATTAAATAATATTTTTTTATATAAATAAGTTTATATAATTAGTTGAATTTCTAAATTTATTGTTATAAATGAGAAAAAAATATATTATTTCTTAAAATTTTATATAGAGTTTATTTAACAAAATAGAAAATTTTATATGAATTTCTTATGATTTTTATGAAATTTGTAATTTTTATATTTGCTACAATCCTTATTTATCAAGTGTTTTCTGGATAATAGAAAATTTTTTCTTAGAAGTAGAAAATTTTGGGGAACATTTGCAAAAAGGGCTATTTCGTGATAAAATTAGCTCATAAAAATTAATAGGACTTAATAATTGTCTATTTGGATTTATAGATTTATTAGTTATATGCAGTACTTACATAAATTACTTATTTAAAGCAGGAAAATAAGTTATTCAGATAGAATAGCTTTATAATAGACAATGTTTTAGTCTAAAATTTTTACTATTTGGCAAAGACAGTCATTTTGATGATATAAAGCAGATGACCTAAATTTGTGAGCTGGATTAAAGTCAAAATAGTAAAACTTTTTATTCAAAAGGAGGACAAATTCACAATATAAGGTCGTCTGGAGTAAGAAAAGTGTCAATATGTCACTGTAAAACTTGTTTTTTGTTCATAGCAACAAGAACAAAGTAGAACATCTGAAAATAGTATTTGCAGATGTATTGCTGCACTTATTGTAGTGGTTTTAAATTTTTAGTGCATAGTGAGTCAATTTGACTTGTGCAATAAAGAAAAAATAGCTACTTGATGTTGCATATAATTATAACAGTTAAGATAGTAATTAGGGTATATTTACCACTTTTTAGGGGTGGGACGGATAAAGACCAAATATTATTAAATAAGTGATGTTAAAGTATATGTAGCATTATGGTAGTTAGTGCATTGATAGTTTAATCTTTAAAATAAGATAATAATAAACTAGAAATTACAATGTACAAAGGATTAATAACAGTAGTAGTTATAAGATATTTAGCACCTTTTTAGGGGTGGGATGCTAACCATTGTTATCAGATAGGCAATACTAGAGCATTTGGTATTATAATGATTTTTATATTTTAATGCATTTCTAGTTTAACCTTTGTAGTAAAAAATAATAAATTAAAAGCTACAACTGTAACAATTAATAATAGTTATGAGATATCTGACACTTTTTAGGGGTGGGATGCTATAAAATATTATTAAATGGGAACCAAGACCTTTGAAGGTATTTTAAATATAACCGTAATTGTATTTACGTAAGTGCTAGCAAGTAAAAATTACGATGAAGATAATTTTAATAATATCTTCAAATCAAATCGCAAGAAAAAACAGTGAAGGATTTTACTCAAGGGAGGGTAAACTTATGAATAAGATTTATAAAGTCATATGGAGTAAGGTAAAACATCAATACGTTGTTGTTTCAGAACTTGCCCATAGTAACGGAAAACAGAGTAGGACATCTAGAAATAGCATTCGCAGTCGCATTGCTGCACTTGTAGTATGTGGTGCTATAGCAGCTTTTGGTGTTTTTGGTGCAGTGCCAAATTCAGTATTTGCAGCAGGAGCAGGAGCTATAACAAAACCAGGTCAATATATAGCTGTAGCAGTTGATCCAGATAGTCAAAACGATAGGTATTATCAAAATGGTTGGCATTATTATAAAGAAGGTGACACTAGAACATTTGCAGATGCTCAAGGTAATACGCATAATTATACTTTTGTAAATGTTGGTGGCAAAAATTATTGGGTACGTGAAGGTTATACGATTACTATTGAAGAAGGAAGTAGATTTACAGCATATAATCAATCAGGAGATGTAATAGCTCCTGAAGATGGTAGTTTTATTATAGATAGCCAAAAAAGTCCTGATGCAGATGATGCGGGTTTAATATCTTCAAGTGAAGTTGTGTTAGCAGAAAATGAACATCGTCAAACTAATTCTGGGGCATTAGTAGATGTATCTGCTGGTATTTATGGTGGAGCTGTCAATAGTGGTGGAACAGAAGTAAAATCAAGATATAATTATTATATTAATGATAATAATAGTGGCTGGAAAGATGTTGGTAATAAAGAAAATATTTCAGGTATGGGAAATTATTTTAGGCAAGTATTTCGACAATCTGATGGCACATATAGGACTGCAACAGGAATAACAGTATCTACTGATAATTTATATGTAATAGATGGTAAATTAGGTGCATTTTTTAATAGCAATAACAGTGTTTATACAGGAAATGTCTATGGTCTTCATAATGAAGTTTTAATGACTGGTGTAGATAGCGTTAATGGCAATTATTATAGCTATTGGGGAACGAAAATAAATGATCCTAATATGTCTATGTCTAATATGACTATAGGTGACCATGATAAAATTGTTACAGGTTTGCAGACTAATATTGACCATGTAAATGGTGATATTGTTCAAGAAATAAAATTAGATGGCAATACAGCTGGACAAGGTGGTACTTATCAAGATGGTAAAGGCGGTACTATTAATTTAGAACGTCGTGGCTATTGGAATTGATGAAAATGATAAAAATAAAATATCAGTTGTTACAGGAAATGGTCTTGGCATAGAAGATGGAAAAGTTGTAGCAAAAGCAGGAACTAATGTAACAATAGATGAAAATGGAATTAATGCAAAAGATACAACATTAGTAGGTGGAGAAATAACACCAACAACATCTGAAGACGGATATGAAAATACGTATGAAATAAAAGATACAGATGAAAATAAAGCAATACTTAAAGATGTAGCAAGTGCAACAAAATTAAGTAGTGTAGATAGTAAAGTAGGAGATACAAATTATAGTTCTAATAACTATATCAATGATGGAGATAGTTTAACTGAAGCTGCTAGTGATTTAGATACTGCTATAAAAACAACAGCTAATAAAGTAGATGCAGGCTGGAAAGCAACAGCTGGTGAAACTAGTATTGATGTAAAACCAACAGAAGATGGTGTAGTACCTACATTAAATTTTGCTGGAGATAATAATATTAGTGTAACAGCAGATAAAGCAAGCAGTACAATTAATGTAAAATTAGATCCAACACTTGAAGTTGAAAGTGTAACAGCTACAGGAAGTGTAAATGCTGGAGGAACAACAATTAGTTCAACAGGACTTGCAGTTGGAGGAAAAACATATGTAAGTTCAAATGGAATTAATGCACAAGGTCAAAAAATAACAAATGTAGCTAATGGCACAGATAAAAATGATGCAGTAAATTATGGTCAATTAGAAAGTTATGTAAGTGGTAATGCAACATATACAGAAGGCGATGGTATCAATATAAATAATAAAGTAATAAGTGTTGATACAGGAAAAGGCCTTGGCATAGAAGATGGAAAAGTTGTAGCAAAAGCAGGAACTAATGTAACAATAGATGAAAATGGAATTAATGCAAAAGATACAACATTAGTAGGTGGAGAAATAACACCAACAACATCTGAAGACGGATATGAAAATACGTATGAAATAAAAGATACAGATGAAAATAAAGCAATACTTAAAGATGTAGCAAGTGCAACAAAATTAAGTAGTGTAGATAGTAAAGTAGGAGACACAAATTATAGTTCTAATAACTATATCAATGATGGAGATAGTTTAACTGAAGCTGCTAGTGATTTAGATACTGCTATAAAAACAACAGCTAATAAAGTAGATGCAGGCTGGAAAGCAACAGCTGGTGAAACTAGTATTGATGTAAAACCAACAGAAGATGGTGTAGTACCTACATTAAATTTTGCTGGAGATAATAATATTAGTGTAACAGCAGATAAAGCAAGCAGTACAATTAATGTAAAATTAGATCCAACACTTGAAGTTGAAAGTGTAACAGCTACAGGAAGTGTAAATGCTGGAGGAACAACAATTAGTTCAACAGGACTTGCAGTTGGAGGAAAAACATATGTAAGTTCAAATGGAATTAATGCACAAGGTCAAAAAATAACAAATGTAGCTAATGGCACAGATAAAAATGATGCAGTAAATTATGGTCAATTAGAAAGTTATGTAAGTGGTAATGCAACATATACAGAAGGCGATGGTATCAATATAAATAATAAAGTAATAAGTGTTGATACAGGAAAAGGCCTTGGCATAGAAGATGGAAAAGTTGTAGCAAAAGCAGGAACTAATGTAACAATAGATGAAAATGGAATTAATGCAAAAGATACAACATTAGTAGGTGGAGAAATAACACCAACAACATCTGAAGACGGATATGAAAATACGTATGAAATAAAAGATACAGATGAAAATAAAGCAATACTTAAAGATGTAGCAAGTGCAACAAAATTAAGTAGTGTAGATAGTAAAGTAGGAGACACAAATTATAGTTCTAATAACTATATCAATGATGGAGATAGTTTAACTGAAGCTGCTAGTGATTTAGATACTGCTATAAAAACAACAGCTAATAAAGTAGATGCAGGCTGGAAAGCAACAGCTGGTGAAACTAGTATTGATGTAAAACCAACAGAAGATGGTGTAGTACCTACATTAAATTTTGCTGGAGATAATAATATTAATGTAACAGCAGATAAAGCAAGCAGTACAATTAATGTAAAATTAGATCCAACACTTGAAGTTGAAAGTGTAACAGCTACAGGAAGTGTAAATGCTGGAGGAACAACAATTAGTTCAACAGGACTTGCAGTTGGAGGAAAAACATATGTAAGTTCAAATGGAATTAATGCACAAGGTCAAAAAATAACAAATGTAGCTAATGGCACAGATAAAAATGATGCAGTAAATTATGGTCAATTAGAAAGTTATGTAAGTGGTAATGCAACATATACAGAAGGCGATGGTATCAATATAAATAATAAAGTAATAAGTGTTGATACAGGAAAAGGCCTTGGCATAGAAGATGGAAAAGTTGTAGCAAAAGCAGGAACTAATGTAACAATAGATGAAAATGGAATTAATGCAAAAGATACAACATTAGTAGGTGGAGAAATAACACCAACAACATCTGAAGACGGATATGAAAATACGTATGAAATAAAAGATACAGATGAAAATAAAGCAATACTTAAAGATGTAGCAAGTGCAACAAAATTAAGTAGTGTAGATAGTAAAGTAGGAGACACAAATTATAGTTCTAATAACTATATCAATGATGGAGATAGTTTAACTGTAGCTGCTGGTGACTTAGATACTGCTATAAAAGCGACAGCTGATAAAGTAGATGCAGGCTGGTCGTTGTATTCAAACGGTAAAGAAGTTAAAAATGTAAAACCAGGTAATAATTGGATAAGTATTGATTCCGGTGATAATGTATCTATCACTAAAAATGAAGATGGCAACGGTATTAAGATTTCTGCTGATTTAAAAGACTTAGATGTAGAAGATACAAATGCTGTTCTGTATGATAATGAAGGCAAAACTTCCGTAACTCTCGGCGGCACAGGTCATGAAGCTGTTAAACTTACCAATGTAGCGGCTGGTGCATTAACTGAAACATCTACCGATGCTGTAAACGGTAGCCAGTTATTTGAAACCAATACTAAAGTAGATGCAGGCTGGTCGTTGTATTCAAACGGTAAAGAAGTTAAAAATGTAAAACCAGGTAATAATTGGATAAGTATTGATTCCGGTGATAATGTATCTATCACTAAAAATGAAGATGGCAACGGTATTAAGATTTCTGCTGATTTAAAAGACTTAGATGTAGAAGATACGAATGCTGTTCTGTATGATGATGAAGGTAAAACTACTGTAACACTCGGTGGCGAAGGTCATGAAGCTGTTAAACTTATAAACGTAGCAGCTGGTACAGTAGATGCTACATCTACAGATGCAATAAACGGTAGTCAGCTTTATAAAGTTCAGCAGCAGGCTGGAAAACATACCGAAATAACGGTTAACGGTGGAGTAGCTGCACCAGATGACGGCACATATACGCATGACGAACAAGGTCATTTAGATGGCAATTTGTTGTTAAAACAAAGTGAAGGTACAAATGGTCAAACGGTATATGATTTAAAACTAAATCCAGATATTACGTTACAGAGTGAAGATGACAAACTTGAAACACAGGATAATAGAGTTGAATTAAGCGGTTCAAATGGTACTATCATGGCAACGACTGATTTCAATGACATGAGCGCAACAACAACAATCAACGGTGGTAACGTTTATGTAGGAAATAGTGTATCCGTTGGTGATAAAGTTGTTATGACCAATGAAGATATCACCGGATTGTCCAATACTAATTGGGATGGAACAACGGATAATGTAAGCAGAGCAGCAACAGAAGGTCAGTTAAAAACTGTATCCGACAATGTAAATGCAGGCTGGATTGCAACAGATAATAACGGTAACCAAATTACTGTAAATCCAACAGATAATACGTTGAACTTCTCTAGTGATGAAAATGTTACAGTAGCAGCAAATAAAGATACCGGCTCAATTGATGTATCGTTGAACAATGATATTGTATTAAATGGTGAAGGTGAAGCTGAAGATACCAAGAATAATAGGGTTACATTAAGCGGAACAAACGGTACAATTATGGCAACAACTGACTTCAATGATATGAGTGCTACAACAACTATTAATGGTGGTAATGTTTATGCAGGAAGCAGTGTATCTGTTGGTGATAAAGTAGTAATAACGGATAAAGATATTACTGGATTGTCCAATACTACTTGGGATGGTACAACTGATAATGTAAGCAGAGCAGCAACAGAAGGTCAGTTAAAAACTGTATCCGATAATGTAAATGCAGGCTGGATTGCAACAGATAATAACGGTAACCAAATTACTGTAAATCCAACAGATAATACGTTGAACTTCTCTGGTGATGAAAATGTTACAGTAGCAGCAAATAAAGATACCGGCTCAATTGATGTATCGTTGAACAATGATATTGTATTAAATGGTGAAGGTGAAGCTGAAGATACCAAGAATAATAGGGTTACATTAAGCGGAACAAACGGTACAATTATGGCAACAACTGACTTCAATGATATGAGTGCTACAACAACTATTAATGGTGGTAATGTTTATGCAGGAAGCAGTGTATCTGTTGGTGATAAAGTAGTAATAACGGATAAAGATATTACTGGATTGTCCAATACTACTTGGGATGGTACAACTGATGATGTAAGCAGAGCAGCAACAGAAGGTCAGTTAAAAGCTGTATCCGACAATGTAAATGCAGGCTGGATTGCAACGGATAATAACGGAAACCAAATCACTGTAAATCCAGATGATAATACGTTGAACTTCTCTGGTGATGAAAATGTTACAGTAGCAGCAAATAAAGATACCGGCTCAATTGATGTATCGTTGAACAATGATATTGTATTAAATGGTGAAGGTGAAGCTGAAGATACCAAGAATAATAGGGTTACATTAAGCGGAACAAACGGTACAATTATGGCAACAACTGACTTCAATGATATGAGTGCTACAACAACTATTAATGGTGGTAATGTTTATGCAGGAAGCAGTGTATCTGTCGGTGATAAAGTAGTAATAACGGATAAAGATATTACTGGATTGTCCAATACTACTTGGGATGGTACAACTGATAATGTAAGCAGAGCAGCAACAGAAGGTCAGTTAAAAACTGTATCCGACAATGTAAATGCAGGCTGGATTGCAACAGATAATAACGGTAACCAAATTACTGTAAATCCAACAGATAATACGTTGAACTTCTCTGGTGATGAAAATGTTACAGTAGCAGCAAATAAAGATACCGGCTCAATTGATGTATCGTTGAACAATGATATTGTATTAAATGGTGAAGGTGAAGCTGAAGATACCAAGAATAATAGGGTTACATTAAGCGGAACAAACGGTACAATTATGGCAACAACTGACTTCAATGATATGAGTGCTACAACAACTATTAATGGTGGTAATGTTTATGCAGGAAGCAGTGTATCTGTTGGTGATAAAGTAGTAATAACGGATAAAGATATTACTGGATTGTCCAATACTACTTGGGATGGTACAACTGATGATGTAAGCAGAGCAGCAACAGAAGGTCAGTTAAAAGCTGTATCCGACAATGTAAATGCAGGCTGGATTGCAACGGATAATAACGGAAACCAAATCACTGTAAATCCAGATGATAATACGTTGAACTTCTCTGGTGATGAAAATGTTACAGTAGCAGCAAATAAAGATACCGGCTCAATTGATGTATCGTTGAACAATGATATTGTATTAAATGGTGAAGGTGAAGCTGAAGATACCAAGAATAATAGGGTTACATTAAGCGGAACAAACGGTACAATTATGGCAACAACTGACTTCAATGATATGAGTGCTACAACAACTATTAATGGTGGTAATGTTTATGCAGGAAGCAGTGTATCTGTCGGTGATAAAGTAGTAATAACGGATAAAGATATTACTGGATTGTCCAATACTACTTGGGATGGTACAACTGATAATGTAAGCAGAGCAGCAACAGAAGGTCAGTTAAAAACTGTATCCGACAATGTAAATGCAGGCTGGATTGCAACAGATAATAACGGTAACCAAATTACTGTAAATCCAACAGATAATACGTTGAACTTCTCTGGTGATGAAAATGTTACAGTAGCAGCAAATAAAGATACCGGCTCAATTGATGTATCGTTGAACAATGATATTGTATTAAATGGTGAAGGTGAAGCTGAAGATACCAAGAATAATAGGGTTACATTAAGCGGAACAAACGGTACAATTATGGCAACAACTGACTTCAATGATATGAGTGCTACAACAACTATTAATGGTGGTAATGTTTATGCAGGAAGCAGTGTATCTGTTGGTGATAAAGTAGTAATAACGGATAAAGATATTACAGGACTTTCTAATACTACTTGGGATGGCAGTACTAATGATATAAGTAGAGCAGCAACAGAAGGTCAGTTACAAATGGTATCTGATAAAGTAACTGCTGGATGGACTGCAACAGATGATGCTGGTAATAAGATTAATGTAAATCCAGAAACTCGTCCAACATTGAATTTTGCTAGTGGTAAAAATATAACTGTAAGTGCAAATGAAGATAGTGGTGAAGTTGAAGTATCATTAAATGACAATATTAATCTAAACAATAGAGTTTATATCAATGGAGATCCAGAAGAAGGAAATAATACAATTGTTGATATAAAATCTAGTGATACATCTAAAGAAGAATCTATATTTGCTGTAGAAGATAAAGGAAATGGTTCTATAAGCATTGGTGGCATCGATATAACAAATGTTGATGGTCCATATTTAGCTGTAGGCGATGGCAAATTAAAATTCTATAAAGATGGTGGTCTTTCTACTGGTAATGCAACAGGTACATTTAGCGTTAGACCAGATGGCGATTTAGAAATAAATGGAAAGAATAGTTCATTTAATGTAGATGCTGAAACTGGTAATGTAAATGCTATAAATAATAGTGGTTCTGCTATTATGATGAATGATGATAGTGTAGCTTTAAATGCTAGTGGAAATGGTGTAGCAATATCTGATGAAGGAATTACATTAAATACTAATGGAAGTGCAGTAACTGTAGATAGATTTAATGGAGCAACATTTACTAATACTAATACAACAGAGTCTACAAATATAAATGGTGCTAATATCACAGCAGGTGAAGGAGAAAACCAAATTAAGATCAATGGTGCTCCAAAAGCTGATGATCCAGCATTGAGTGTAGGTACTGATAAATTTGTAGTAGGACAAGATGGTAGCTTATCAGTAAGTGATAAATTTAATGTAGACGCTGAAACTGGTAATATAAATGCTGTGAATAGTAATGGTTCAGCTATTATGATGAATGATGATAGTGTAGCTTTAAATGCTAGTGGAAATGGTGTAGCAATATCTAATGAAGGAATTACATTAAATGCTAATGGAAGTGCAGTAACTGTAGATAGATTTAATGGAGCAACATTTACTAATACAAATACTGGTGAAACTACAAATATTAATGGTGATATTATTACAACAGATACAGTTAAAGGTCTTTCTAATACTACTTGGGATGATGAACTTGCAACACAAGTAGCAAATAGTGAAGAGCTTCAGGGTACCGCTGCAACTCAAGGTCAATTACAACAAGCAGTTAGTGCAGTGGCAACTGAAGCTGCTAAACAACATACTACAGTATCTGGCGATGATAACTTAACAGTAAAATCATCAGTAAATGAAAATGGTGGAACAAATTATCAAGTAACATTGGATGATGATATTACTTTAGGTAATCCAAAAGCTGGTAATACTGAAGGTGAAAGAAGCTTTACAATCAATACTACTGCTCCAGAGGGATATGTTCCAGATTCATATAAAGAAGAAAACAGTAGTGGTGCAGAATTCATAAAAGAAAATGGTGGATTTATGCTCTTTGCAACAGATACCCAAGGTCATGGTATATTTGGTGTAACAGCAAAAGGTTCAGCATGGGCTAAAGATTTTAAAACTTATACTACTGATATTTATGGTAATAATACACAGTATAGCTTAAATGATGTTGGCGATGCTGTAGCACAAATGTCTTCTTATTATAATAAAGAAAATGGAAAATCTTATACTGTATTCTCTCGTTATCATAATGAAGCAGAGAAGGATAATCCATTTGAAACTGTAGATGGTGCAACTCGTGATATCCCATTAGCTCTTCGTGATGACGGTGCAGTGCTTATTGGTGCTACTATTGAAGGTGAAGGCTTCACTGATAATGGTATTAGAATTAATGCTGAAATTGATGATGATGGTAATAATAAGGCAACAATCACTGGCTTAGAAAATACAGAATGGAAACCACCTACACCAGTAGCTACTTTAGCAGCAAATGATGGAAGTGCAACTGTAACAAGTAGAGCTGCAACAGAATCTCAGTTAAATGATTTATATAGTGCAGTAGCTGCTTATGATGTTAATGTAGATGGTACTATTGATTATAGTCATATTGCTTTAGCAGGTGCACCTTATGGAGCTTCTAGAGCTGGTAATGGAACACCTACAGGTGGTACAAGTATTACTAATGTAGCATATGCTTCTGGTACTGATGGTAGTGAAGCTGTAAACGTTGATTACCTCAAAGATACTATTAATAAAGCTGTTGAAGCTGGTGGCTCTATTTCTAATAGTGATAAACATCTTGTTGCTAATACAGCAGAAGGTTCTAACGGTGTATATAAACCAAATGCTGAAGGTAATGTAAACTTAATTGTTTCTGATGAAAAAGGTAATAGTAGTACTGTAACTATTGGCGACGTTGCAAGTAAAACTGAACTTGATAGTTTGAAAACTAATGTTGGTGATCTTAACTATGACAAAGTAACTGGCGATAAACTTATAAATGGCGATAGCGTAACTACTGCTATTGGTAAACTTGATAACAAGATTGAAAATATCAGTGGTACAGCAACAGATGCAGCTAATAACACTGTAACTGGTGGTACTATTAAAGATGACGGTACAATTTCCTTAACGCAAAAAGACGGCGGTACAGTAGCTTTAGATGGCAAACTTACAGATAGTGGCGTTGTTCAGGATGGTACTAAATTTGATGGAGAAACTGGTACTTTAACAATTACAAGTCAAGACAAATATAACAAAGGAACAAGCTCTGTAACTGTAAGTGGCATTGCAAGTAAAAATGATATCGGAACTGTTAAAGATACTATCGGTGCTACAAGCAAAGAAGATCTTAAAGATGCTTATAAAGATGCTGATAAAGATGGCAATGCAACTACTGAATATATCACTGATTCTGAAACTATGGTTGATGCAGACGTTGCTCTTGACCATGCAGTTCAAGATGTTGCAAATACTAGCTATGCTAATGATATGATTTTAAGCAATCGTATTGATAACGTTGAAAGTCGTTTAGGCGATGTTGAAGAACGTATTGATAAAGTAGGTGCTATGGCTGCAGCTATCGCAAACCTCAGAACTATGGGATATGACCCAGAAGCTCCAACTGAAGTTGCTGTTGGCGTTGGTCAGTATAAGAGCGAAACAGGTATTGCTCTTGGTATCTTCCATTATCCAAACCAAGACTTCATGCTCAGTGCAAGTATCTCTACTTCCGGCGATGAAGTAATGGGCGGTATCGGTGCTACTTGGAGAATTGGTCGTAAAACTGCTGAAGAAAAAGCTAAAGACGAAGAAGAACGTATTCTCGCTAAAGCTGAAGAAATTAAACAGGCAGCAAAACGCGCTGAAGTAAAAGAACAAGCAGAAAGACATGCTAAACTCTTAGCTGAAAGAGAAGCAAAAGGCGAACCAATTGTACCGGTTGAAGAAAGCGCAGAACAAGCACAAGCTTGATTAAAAATTTAATCTAATAAGTAATAGGCGGCAAATTAATATTTGCCGCTTATGCTTTAATATTTAAAAATAGAGTAAAGGTGATTAAAATGAAAAAGATTATATGTATATTGGTAGCAACTATGATGATGGCTTTTGGAAGCATTTGTAATGCATCAGATAGTAGTGACTTAAGTAGTGAACAAAAAACGGCACAGCTCTTTATAGACGCGTTTAAAGGGGAAAAAGTACCAGCATATGATGTTTTAAGTCGTAATTTTTCTGATGGATTGAAAAATCAGTTTAAAGAAGCTAATTACAGTGGCTTACAGAGAAATATAAAAAATACATTTGGTACATTAACAGAAGATAAATTTTATATTTATCAGCGTCAAGAACAAAATGATATAGTTGCATATAATGTTACTTTTGACAGCAATAAACAAGCTCAATTAATTTTTGTATTTGATAAAGACCAAAAACTCGTTAATGTTGCTGTACAACCTATAAATACACAACAACAGAGTGAATAAGATAAATTATGAAAAAATATATTCTTATAGTAATGGGTTTATTGATGGGAGTCTGTGGTATGACATATGGAGTTGGTTCAAATAATGTAGCAGAGGCAGCTACAGAGCAAAGAATTGGAAATAGTGATTATGGCATTATGTATATATATCCAGATACAGTAGAAGCTGTTAAAAAGGATGGGAGATATTATGTCGTTGTTTCGGCAGAAGACCGTTATACTGATAAAAAGTTTTTAGCAGAACTTCGCCAGGGTGAAAATATGCAAAATGTTGTAAGTACTCTTTGTCTATATATGTTTACTAATGATGGTAGATTTTACTGTATGCCACAGAGATATCTTATTGATAATGAAGGCAAAGTATGTGTTGATTTAGGTAGCGATATGCAATTTAGAG
The window above is part of the Megamonas hypermegale genome. Proteins encoded here:
- a CDS encoding DUF3887 domain-containing protein, coding for MKKIICILVATMMMAFGSICNASDSSDLSSEQKTAQLFIDAFKGEKVPAYDVLSRNFSDGLKNQFKEANYSGLQRNIKNTFGTLTEDKFYIYQRQEQNDIVAYNVTFDSNKQAQLIFVFDKDQKLVNVAVQPINTQQQSE